The Clavelina lepadiformis chromosome 3, kaClaLepa1.1, whole genome shotgun sequence region aattttcttTCTACCATAACCTTCAATACTTTTTCGAAATCACATCAAGTCTTGCTACGTTGGCCGAAGAGATTAACGTCGTCCACTAACCAATACGAGCCGTTCAATGATATTCAAATTCcagcaacaacaaaaactgcatCGAACCAAGGAACAAGCACTGACGTCGATTTAATAAAGATTCGTGCCAATCTCTCACAAAAACTTGatgaagttttgcaaaattctACCCAACAGGTAGTTTATGCAGTTTTACATTGCTTTTGATTCTAAACGAAACTTCTTTCTTAGCAtcaaaatttagaaatttataCGGCATATAAAGGAAGAAAAGGTCTTatctattttgtttttaacataaaGCGGTTTAGCATCATCATTTGGGAACCACCATTCGGAGCTAAATCAACAATTCATCTTGATCAATCCAAATGTGGGGCATGTGACGTTTCATATGATCAAGGAAAAGTAAGTTTATACATTAGTTTGCACCATAActgctttaaattttgtttcatttgctCTTATCTGGCTGTTGTTTTAGGTGCACGATCCAATGACAAAAGCTGTAGTTTTCCACTTCAATGAACTGCGGTTAAATAAAATGCCACATACAAGGTGTAGATTGAAACCAGccttttattctattttttgaTCACATATGTGTTGTGGATTTTGCTATTTGCCTAAGACTGCTATTTCCTGATGAAAACATGTCGGTGCAGTAATGTATTTGCTTTATGATGAGACGCTTGGACCAGTATTACGTGTGGTGGTCCATGGAAGGTCCCCCGGCACTACGAGAATTGAGAGGAATGAAACTATCAGAATATgacaatgttttcaatcttacTATGACGTACAGGTATGTATGGATGATCAAAACGAGTAAATATAAAGATTTCATAAACtccataaataaattttataaagcaaacaatttAGTAGAATTGATGCGTTTAGATAGTTTTTAATTAATTGGCAAACTATGTCTTGTTATTTTTCCGAGGTTTGCTGTTGATTTCGATCAACAAATATTTGTCGAGATTCAGTTTTCGATGTTTTAATCATTTTCAGGCGAGATTCTGACATATACAACCCCTACTCAACTGCAGCTGACGTTTTGCTAAATATACAATCAAGCGGGTCAGGAGATCCGGATAAAGATCTTGATCAACTGATATCAAAAAAGAAGGCAATGGTCATTTGGATGGTTTCAAACTGTGGTGCTACCAAAGGGGCCCAAACCAGGATGAAACTGGTTCAGGATTTGATAAATGCTGGGCTGCCAGTTGATCGACGAGGAGGttgttttccaaaaaacaAACCAGCACCTCGAGGGCAGCAGCTTGAAATTATCAGCGAATTCAAGTTCTACTTCGCTTTTGAAAACAGCTATCACTGTCTTGATTACATCACTGAAAAACTATCTTTTAATGCTTTCGGAGGAGGAGCTGTTCCAGTCGTCTTTGGAGCTAAGAAATCAGATTACCAAGCTGTTGTACCACCAAATTCATGTATTTATGTGGACgattttgcaaatttgcaGAATTTAGTAAATTACCTAAAATATTtagataaaaatgtgacagcCTATAAAGAATACATGAAATGGAGAACAATGAAACCCGAAGAAATGCCTAATTATGGTAGAAGCACCAGTTTATGTCAATTATGTCGTGTTTTACACGGAATCAATGTAGACAATTTATTTAATCCGTTCTATTCGGAAAGGTATTCTTCCATACCTTTGTTTGGACATCCATCGACACCACGTGTTGTGACTTCTTTAAGGGAGTGGTTTTACGGAACACTTAGCAAGAATTGTCTTGCGAATTATTAATGAAAGAATTTTATGTATATGCTTTTCACAACAAGGACACTAATTGTTATCATACTAAGGCTGTTGTCTTTTGCCGATtttagtttgaaatattttctcaaCAATGTGactttttattcttttatctaatttttctattaattatatttttgcatCTTTTGCAGCATTTCCGTAAGTCTTGTCTTCGTTGATAGATATgttcacattttttgtttgtggtacttgcaaaaatatattttcaccGCTTATCTAAAGCTCAACCTTAACCACCTCATGGTATATTTATAGTGTGAACTGATGTTATGAGAAGGGACTCCTGTAacattttgtaacatttttctGGAGTAGGTAAGCCTAtgtttcattttcataatATATAAGCTTGTAAGCGTAAAAGGCTGTAAAAATCGGTTGATTACATGTGAACAACGGTATGCAGGAGATACGTAGACTTCACTCAAGATTTTTGAtcatatttcaataaatgctCATGTAAAGACGTTTTATCAATACCGTAACGTCTTGTGGCCATATCAAAACAGAGGAGGACTTGCGCAATCTTCTTCTAAGTGAACATAGGTTGTTGATTATCTAAAGATAACATGATGTTTCGCGACCAATAGATAAAGTATAGTCTTATATAATCACAAACACAGTGGTTTTTGCCTGCTGTGATCTTTGACTTTTAATGTCCATGAAAAATTCCAAAAGCTGTTACTATGAAAGCCATATATAGACAGCTTTGAATTATTATTGTAATTTGTCGGAATGCTTAATACAAGGCTTAAAGCTCAAACTGCTCTGCAAATGAGTGTAAATTAAGACAATCGTTTGTCACTTTGTTTTATACGTTGTCttataagtttgttttttggaATAAGTGACCACCTAAGTATGGAGACGTATCATAGTTTGCTTTGGAATACGATCAACGGCGTATAAGTGTTATCTCAAATACACGGTTTTGGGAGTATTTTGTCCACCTCTTTATTGGTATTAAACATAAATGGCTTGGGGTTTGATAAGCGACAATACTCTATCTATGGTATAAAGTAACAAAAAGAACAGCCTGAACATTAACCAGCTTAATatagatttttaaaagtgGCATCATTTTCAAAGGTGAGCCAGGAAAGTCTGAGGAAACGGAGGTTCGActcatatatttatttatgagCAGATCTCCAAAGACTTCGTCCTCGTTGTTGTTTGATGTCAGTCACATACAATATGCTCCCAAATCTATCCATCGACACCACGTGTTGTGAATTCATTAAGGGAGTGGTTTTATGGACCAGTTAGCAAGGTTTGTCTTGCGAATTAttaatgtaggctactgtttttaaatacattttcagAAATACTTTTCGGCTTCTATTTtatgaactttttgcatttgtcCTTTTGtccatttgttttattacttttCACCTATATGTCATTTTGTTTGTCCAACTATATCGTAGTCGTAATGAATCGAGTCTGTGAAATGACTTAGGTCAGATTCGAGTGACTTTTgcaatgacttgacttgattccggttggtaaatttttgttgattaGGCAAATTTTACCATCAAAGTAAAACGAATTTTTCCAAACGCGTTATTATGATGTATAAGTTATTTGTCTATTCTATACGAACGCATACGGCCCAGCAAAAtcaagcaaattttaaattgtacaCAAATTGCACCTTGCATAAatagttatatatataaagaGTGGTTGCctgtttttattaaactaaCCCGGCGTTCTTCTCTGTCTCACAACTGTTATTGCACTCCATCGTAAAAGAAACCTCAGTATCCACAATTTGGGCAATTGCTTGAAATGTTTTACCATGTTTTTGAGATCTCAAATATATCTTTCTGTAAAGTTTGGatactttttattattttccgttaaattttatatacgtt contains the following coding sequences:
- the LOC143449569 gene encoding 4-galactosyl-N-acetylglucosaminide 3-alpha-L-fucosyltransferase FUT6-like, translated to MVDRTVLSKILIVLIVLVTSSTYLCYNFLSTITFNTFSKSHQVLLRWPKRLTSSTNQYEPFNDIQIPATTKTASNQGTSTDVDLIKIRANLSQKLDEVLQNSTQQRFSIIIWEPPFGAKSTIHLDQSKCGACDVSYDQGKVHDPMTKAVVFHFNELRLNKMPHTRRLDQYYVWWSMEGPPALRELRGMKLSEYDNVFNLTMTYRRDSDIYNPYSTAADVLLNIQSSGSGDPDKDLDQLISKKKAMVIWMVSNCGATKGAQTRMKLVQDLINAGLPVDRRGGCFPKNKPAPRGQQLEIISEFKFYFAFENSYHCLDYITEKLSFNAFGGGAVPVVFGAKKSDYQAVVPPNSCIYVDDFANLQNLVNYLKYLDKNVTAYKEYMKWRTMKPEEMPNYGRSTSLCQLCRVLHGINVDNLFNPFYSERYSSIPLFGHPSTPRVVTSLREWFYGTLSKNCLANY